One genomic window of Salvia miltiorrhiza cultivar Shanhuang (shh) chromosome 4, IMPLAD_Smil_shh, whole genome shotgun sequence includes the following:
- the LOC131020155 gene encoding HVA22-like protein e isoform X3 — MNRLWTLLTYLHSLAGPGVMLLYPLYASVVAIESASKVDDEQWLAYWILIPIWYDLKLAFVAWLVLPQFRGAAFIYEKFVREKVIYKYGGAHKSPKSKNKFVDFVATNKGEQEAY; from the exons ATGAATCGTTTGTGGACTTTGCTGACCTACCTTCATTCTTTGGCCGG GCCAGGGGTGATGCTGCTCTATCCATT GTATGCATCAGTTGTGGCAATTGAGAGCGCATCAAAAGTTGATGATGAGCAGTGGCTTGCTTACTGGATTTT GATACCGATATGGTACGATTTGAAGCTTGCGTTTGTGGCCTGGTTGGTCCTGCCGCAGTTTAGAGGGGCTGCTTTCATCTACGAGAAATTTGTTAGAGAGAAGGTGATCTATAAATATGGAGGAGCCCACAAATCTCCCAAGTCCAAGAACAAATTCGTCGATTTTGTAGCTACAAATAAG GGAGAGCAGGAAGCTTACTAG
- the LOC131020155 gene encoding HVA22-like protein e isoform X1, with amino-acid sequence MNRLWTLLTYLHSLAGPGVMLLYPLYASVVAIESASKVDDEQWLAYWILYSFLTLMEMLLLPLLEWIPIWYDLKLAFVAWLVLPQFRGAAFIYEKFVREKVIYKYGGAHKSPKSKNKFVDFVATNKVSMCVFVVNFFSN; translated from the exons ATGAATCGTTTGTGGACTTTGCTGACCTACCTTCATTCTTTGGCCGG GCCAGGGGTGATGCTGCTCTATCCATT GTATGCATCAGTTGTGGCAATTGAGAGCGCATCAAAAGTTGATGATGAGCAGTGGCTTGCTTACTGGATTTTGTATTCTTTTCTCACTCTTATGGAGATGCTGCTCCTACCTCTCTTGGAAtg GATACCGATATGGTACGATTTGAAGCTTGCGTTTGTGGCCTGGTTGGTCCTGCCGCAGTTTAGAGGGGCTGCTTTCATCTACGAGAAATTTGTTAGAGAGAAGGTGATCTATAAATATGGAGGAGCCCACAAATCTCCCAAGTCCAAGAACAAATTCGTCGATTTTGTAGCTACAAATAAGGTAtctatgtgtgtttttgttGTCAACTTTTTCAGTAACTAA
- the LOC131020157 gene encoding palmitoyl-acyl carrier protein thioesterase, chloroplastic-like isoform X1, translated as MASMQNAALRLREDCFGRVGPAGLSGGWRRRTCVKMKADVNMRTKKQGIQVALREKREAEANPEYLLGGFAEERFVYRQRFVIRSYEIGADKTATMETLMNLLQETALNHVSSAGVAGNGFGATREMSIRKLIWVVTRIHVQVDHYSSWGDVVEIDTWVDAAGKNGMRRDWIIRDYDTHTIITRATSTWVIMNRETRRLSKIPDEVRKEVQPFYLNRAAIATHNSDSHKIEKLTDQTAHRIRNGLAPRWSDMDANQHVNNVKYIGWLLESVPVNVLEDYNMTRMTLEYRRECRQSNVLESLTSIKVNEEEEADSQVLECTHLLRMEADQAEIVRARSVWQFKQHHRDI; from the exons ATGGCTTCCATGCAAAACGCGGCCCTCCGCCTCCGCGAGGATTGCTTCGGGAGGGTGGGCCCTGCCGGTTTAAGCGGCGGCTGGAGGAGGAGGACATGCGTGAAGATGAAGGCGGACGTAAATATGCGGACGAAGAAGCAGGGGATTCAGGTGGCGTTAAGGGAGAAAAGGGAAGCGGAGGCGAATCCCGAGTATCTGCTGGGCGGGTTTGCGGAGGAGCGGTTCGTGTACAGACAACGTTTTGTTATAAGGTCTTACGAGATTGGAGCGGATAAAACCGCCACCATGGAAACTCTGATGAATCTTCTGCAGGAGACAGCTCTGAATCATGTGTCCAGCGCCGGCGTCGCGGGCAACGGCTTTGGGGCCACCCGGGAGATGAGCATCAGGAAGCTTATCTGGGTCGTCACGCGTATACACGTCCAAGTTGACCACTATAGCTCTTG GGGAGATGTTGTGGAGATCGACACTTGGGTGGATGCAGCGGGTAAAAATGGGATGCGCCGCGACTGGATTATTCGAGACTACGACACCCACACAATCATAACCAGAGCTACCAG TACGTGGGTGATCATGAATAGAGAAACAAGAAGGCTAAGCAAAATCCCAGATGAAGTGAGGAAAGAGGTGCAGCCTTTTTACCTGAATAGAGCAGCCATCGCAACTCACAATTCCGACAGCCACAAGATTGAAAAGCTTACTGATCAAACTGCTCACAGAATCCGAAACGGATTGGCT CCGCGATGGAGCGATATGGATGCAAATCAACATGTAAACAATGTCAAATACATCGGCTGGCTATTGGAg AGTGTGCCTGTAAATGTGCTTGAAGACTACAACATGACGCGGATGACCTTAGAATACAGACGGGAATGCCGTCAGTCAAACGTGCTGGAGTCGTTGACCAGCATCAAAGtcaacgaagaagaagaagcagacagccaagTTTTGGAATGCACACATTTGCTGCGCATGGAAGCAGATCAGGCTGAGATCGTTCGAGCAAGGTCGGTCTGGCAGTTCAAACAACATCATCGCGACatctga
- the LOC131020157 gene encoding palmitoyl-acyl carrier protein thioesterase, chloroplastic-like isoform X2 → MASMQNAALRLREDCFGRVGPAGLSGGWRRRTCVKMKADVNMRTKKQGIQVALREKREAEANPEYLLGGFAEERFVYRQRFVIRSYEIGADKTATMETLMNLLQETALNHVSSAGVAGNGFGATREMSIRKLIWVVTRIHVQVDHYSSWGDVVEIDTWVDAAGKNGMRRDWIIRDYDTHTIITRATRETRRLSKIPDEVRKEVQPFYLNRAAIATHNSDSHKIEKLTDQTAHRIRNGLAPRWSDMDANQHVNNVKYIGWLLESVPVNVLEDYNMTRMTLEYRRECRQSNVLESLTSIKVNEEEEADSQVLECTHLLRMEADQAEIVRARSVWQFKQHHRDI, encoded by the exons ATGGCTTCCATGCAAAACGCGGCCCTCCGCCTCCGCGAGGATTGCTTCGGGAGGGTGGGCCCTGCCGGTTTAAGCGGCGGCTGGAGGAGGAGGACATGCGTGAAGATGAAGGCGGACGTAAATATGCGGACGAAGAAGCAGGGGATTCAGGTGGCGTTAAGGGAGAAAAGGGAAGCGGAGGCGAATCCCGAGTATCTGCTGGGCGGGTTTGCGGAGGAGCGGTTCGTGTACAGACAACGTTTTGTTATAAGGTCTTACGAGATTGGAGCGGATAAAACCGCCACCATGGAAACTCTGATGAATCTTCTGCAGGAGACAGCTCTGAATCATGTGTCCAGCGCCGGCGTCGCGGGCAACGGCTTTGGGGCCACCCGGGAGATGAGCATCAGGAAGCTTATCTGGGTCGTCACGCGTATACACGTCCAAGTTGACCACTATAGCTCTTG GGGAGATGTTGTGGAGATCGACACTTGGGTGGATGCAGCGGGTAAAAATGGGATGCGCCGCGACTGGATTATTCGAGACTACGACACCCACACAATCATAACCAGAGCTACCAG AGAAACAAGAAGGCTAAGCAAAATCCCAGATGAAGTGAGGAAAGAGGTGCAGCCTTTTTACCTGAATAGAGCAGCCATCGCAACTCACAATTCCGACAGCCACAAGATTGAAAAGCTTACTGATCAAACTGCTCACAGAATCCGAAACGGATTGGCT CCGCGATGGAGCGATATGGATGCAAATCAACATGTAAACAATGTCAAATACATCGGCTGGCTATTGGAg AGTGTGCCTGTAAATGTGCTTGAAGACTACAACATGACGCGGATGACCTTAGAATACAGACGGGAATGCCGTCAGTCAAACGTGCTGGAGTCGTTGACCAGCATCAAAGtcaacgaagaagaagaagcagacagccaagTTTTGGAATGCACACATTTGCTGCGCATGGAAGCAGATCAGGCTGAGATCGTTCGAGCAAGGTCGGTCTGGCAGTTCAAACAACATCATCGCGACatctga
- the LOC131020155 gene encoding HVA22-like protein e isoform X2, with protein sequence MNRLWTLLTYLHSLAGPGVMLLYPLYASVVAIESASKVDDEQWLAYWILYSFLTLMEMLLLPLLEWIPIWYDLKLAFVAWLVLPQFRGAAFIYEKFVREKVIYKYGGAHKSPKSKNKFVDFVATNKGEQEAY encoded by the exons ATGAATCGTTTGTGGACTTTGCTGACCTACCTTCATTCTTTGGCCGG GCCAGGGGTGATGCTGCTCTATCCATT GTATGCATCAGTTGTGGCAATTGAGAGCGCATCAAAAGTTGATGATGAGCAGTGGCTTGCTTACTGGATTTTGTATTCTTTTCTCACTCTTATGGAGATGCTGCTCCTACCTCTCTTGGAAtg GATACCGATATGGTACGATTTGAAGCTTGCGTTTGTGGCCTGGTTGGTCCTGCCGCAGTTTAGAGGGGCTGCTTTCATCTACGAGAAATTTGTTAGAGAGAAGGTGATCTATAAATATGGAGGAGCCCACAAATCTCCCAAGTCCAAGAACAAATTCGTCGATTTTGTAGCTACAAATAAG GGAGAGCAGGAAGCTTACTAG